In a single window of the Hymenobacter sp. YIM 151858-1 genome:
- a CDS encoding DNA/RNA non-specific endonuclease, with the protein MQHLYPFTWRLLLLAWLALGSGVVAAQNVTEEFEAAGKADYPTGAVALSSGSWTLDDALLGTAADDRKAGLQAVRLVRRGTLTMDFFLPGGAGTVTVQHAAYGSDASSAFELWYQTQGCADWVRVGAPVVASAYSLQTASFPVNVPGSVRLQLRKVTGAAARLNLDNFAVTPFSATAPPPPVAGDDQHLTMGNPSGAVADVSQPTNYLMEKAQFALSYHRDRGTPNWVSWYLAPKWLGSTKRQDDFRADPALPAGWYQVQNTSYSGTGFDRGHNTPSADRTSTVADNSATFLMTNMIPQSPDNNQKTWNELEGYSRTLVSQGNELYVIMGSYGIGGEGEIRTTTPFRQVYAETIDQGRVTVPKRIWKVIVVLPQGTNDLSRVGGAGTRIIAVDTPNANGMTTNWGQYRTSVDAIEAATGLDLLSALPLSVQQVVEAQVDNGPTN; encoded by the coding sequence ATGCAACACCTTTACCCTTTTACTTGGCGACTGCTCTTGCTGGCTTGGCTGGCTTTGGGCTCCGGCGTGGTGGCCGCGCAGAACGTAACCGAAGAATTTGAGGCCGCTGGTAAAGCGGACTACCCAACGGGAGCGGTTGCGCTGTCTTCGGGCAGCTGGACCCTGGACGACGCCCTGCTGGGCACGGCCGCCGACGACCGCAAAGCCGGCCTGCAGGCCGTGCGCCTGGTGCGCCGCGGCACCCTCACCATGGACTTTTTCCTGCCCGGCGGCGCCGGCACCGTGACGGTGCAGCACGCCGCGTACGGCAGCGACGCCAGCTCGGCCTTCGAGCTGTGGTACCAGACCCAGGGCTGCGCCGACTGGGTGCGGGTGGGCGCGCCGGTGGTGGCGTCGGCCTACAGCCTGCAGACGGCCTCGTTTCCGGTAAACGTCCCGGGCAGCGTGCGCCTGCAGCTGCGCAAGGTAACCGGCGCCGCCGCCCGCCTCAACCTCGACAACTTCGCCGTCACGCCCTTTTCCGCGACCGCGCCCCCGCCCCCCGTGGCCGGCGACGACCAGCACCTGACCATGGGCAACCCCTCGGGCGCGGTGGCTGACGTAAGCCAACCCACGAACTACTTGATGGAAAAGGCGCAGTTCGCCCTCAGCTACCACCGCGACCGGGGCACCCCGAACTGGGTGAGCTGGTACCTGGCCCCGAAGTGGCTGGGCTCGACCAAGCGCCAGGACGATTTCCGCGCCGACCCGGCGCTGCCCGCCGGCTGGTATCAGGTGCAGAACACGAGCTACTCGGGCACGGGCTTTGACCGCGGCCACAACACCCCGTCCGCGGACCGCACCAGCACCGTGGCCGACAACTCGGCCACGTTCCTGATGACGAACATGATCCCGCAGTCGCCCGACAACAACCAGAAAACCTGGAACGAGCTGGAGGGCTACTCCCGCACGCTCGTAAGCCAAGGCAACGAGCTCTACGTGATCATGGGCTCCTACGGCATCGGGGGCGAGGGCGAGATCCGCACCACCACCCCGTTCCGGCAGGTGTACGCCGAAACCATCGACCAGGGCCGCGTGACCGTGCCCAAGCGCATCTGGAAGGTTATCGTCGTGCTGCCCCAGGGCACCAACGACCTGAGCCGCGTCGGCGGCGCCGGCACCCGCATCATCGCCGTGGACACGCCCAACGCCAACGGCATGACCACCAACTGGGGCCAGTACCGCACGTCGGTGGACGCCATCGAGGCCGCCACCGGTCTGGATTTGCTCTCGGCCCTGCCCCTGAGCGTGCAGCAGGTGGTCGAGGCCCAGGTGGACAACGGCCCCACCAACTAA
- a CDS encoding cell shape-determining protein MreB, protein MKRFPKLVLLALLTVATGSSLSSCEDNNDNAPVVDQPSGPTDSAGRVILSGEITASRTLKASEKYLLQGFVYVRSGATLTIEPGTKIFGDQASKGTLIIDKGAKIQAVGTATNPIVFTSAKAPGSRNYGDWGGVVLIGSAPINQSLSTQPEGGIGGTFGGSNPNDNSGALKYVRIEFAGIPLSSGANSEINGLTLYGVGSGTQIDYVQVSYSGDDSFEWFGGTANAKHLVAFRGFDDDFDTDFGFTGKVQYALALRDPQYADQSGSNGFESDNFNPGTPATGDNAGLPLTAPVFSNVSVFLTGGTPPASQQAGSGVYQSALHLRRNTSISLFNAVFVGYPEGLRLDGTPTWANVRSGGLELRGVTLANVTRPLRAANNTSGEAFTDSDVETWFNGAGKNNAVVSAANLATLGLNAAQFTLNAPGLLLQGSSPLLTGAVFTGKASDAFFDKVSYRGAFGASENWAQGWTNFDPQSTVY, encoded by the coding sequence ATGAAACGCTTTCCGAAACTGGTGTTGCTCGCCTTGCTAACGGTAGCGACCGGCTCCTCCCTGAGCAGCTGCGAGGATAACAACGACAACGCGCCCGTGGTGGATCAGCCCAGCGGCCCGACCGACAGCGCGGGGCGGGTGATCCTGAGCGGGGAGATCACCGCCAGCCGGACCTTGAAAGCCAGCGAGAAGTACCTGCTGCAGGGCTTCGTGTACGTACGCAGCGGCGCTACCCTGACCATTGAGCCCGGCACCAAGATCTTCGGTGACCAGGCCAGCAAAGGCACGCTCATCATTGACAAAGGGGCCAAGATTCAAGCGGTGGGCACCGCCACCAACCCCATCGTGTTCACCTCGGCCAAAGCGCCGGGCTCCCGCAACTACGGCGATTGGGGCGGGGTGGTGCTGATCGGCAGCGCCCCGATCAACCAATCGCTGAGCACCCAGCCGGAGGGCGGCATCGGCGGTACGTTCGGCGGCTCCAACCCAAACGATAACTCCGGCGCGCTTAAGTACGTGCGCATCGAGTTCGCCGGCATTCCCCTCTCGTCCGGCGCCAACAGCGAAATCAACGGCCTGACGCTATACGGGGTGGGCTCGGGCACGCAGATCGACTACGTGCAGGTGTCCTATTCCGGTGACGACTCCTTTGAGTGGTTTGGCGGCACGGCCAACGCCAAGCACCTGGTGGCCTTCCGCGGCTTCGACGACGACTTCGACACCGACTTTGGCTTCACGGGCAAGGTGCAGTACGCGCTGGCGCTGCGCGATCCCCAGTACGCGGACCAGTCGGGCTCGAACGGCTTCGAGTCGGACAACTTCAACCCCGGTACCCCGGCCACCGGCGACAACGCCGGCCTTCCGCTTACCGCCCCGGTGTTCAGCAACGTAAGCGTCTTCCTGACCGGCGGTACGCCGCCGGCCAGCCAGCAGGCCGGCAGCGGCGTCTACCAGTCGGCCTTACACCTGCGCCGGAATACCTCCATTAGCCTGTTCAACGCTGTATTCGTGGGCTACCCCGAAGGCTTGCGGCTGGACGGCACCCCAACCTGGGCCAACGTGCGCAGCGGGGGGCTGGAACTGCGCGGCGTCACCCTGGCTAACGTGACCCGGCCGCTGCGGGCTGCCAACAACACCAGCGGGGAAGCTTTCACCGATAGCGACGTGGAAACGTGGTTTAACGGCGCCGGCAAAAACAACGCCGTGGTCAGCGCCGCCAACCTGGCCACCTTGGGCCTGAATGCCGCGCAATTCACCCTAAACGCGCCGGGGCTGCTGTTGCAGGGCAGCTCCCCGCTGCTCACGGGGGCGGTGTTCACGGGCAAGGCCAGCGATGCCTTCTTTGACAAGGTTAGCTACCGCGGAGCCTTCGGCGCGAGCGAGAATTGGGCCCAAGGCTGGACCAATTTCGATCCGCAAAGCACCGTTTATTAA
- a CDS encoding TonB-dependent receptor, producing the protein MVQQLIRVTFGTSLLLATSSLAAVAQTGTIKGVIRDEATKEPIIGASVGVEGTTIGASTDLDGNFTLNKIPAGTHTLVVSYISYQKKTVSGLTVEPGKVVVVNTALASATSQLSEVVVTGQRQTYTDIAVISEVRNAQLVASGVSSEQIVKSQDRDAAQIARRVPGVSIQDNRFVLVRGLTQRYNAVMLNDVLTPSSEVDTRAFAFDMVPSNVIDRMLIFKSGSAELPGDFAGGVIKLYTKRAPAENFANLSLAGGYRAGTTLQNVQQYQGGKYDWLGFDSGKRTIPDNWPAQLSSDYSAPLRAAYGRQLPNRWQVRSRTAAPDLRLSFNLGRRFNLGSLEAGTLSSLNYGNYHVGYTAGLKFFENGQDRDQLASSYDDHVFNNEVRLGVVQNFWLRLNRRNTLEFKNLFNQLGAAETVVREGQDITQTSNDVRAYSQRYESRSIYSGQLLGAHELGNDKTTVNWATGFAYTHRTEPDWRRVRYIRPIGGVNGDGSLAPYGVSTPADPSLTESGRYFSRLNERVGTAALNLVHQFTQDSTNREGGIRLKAGLYAERKDRDFGARFFGYTSVGNTSAIRTLPVGQVFAPENLTGQPGSFTLEEGTDPNDSYQASNSLLAGYASLTVPVGKLTGTAGVRAEYNDQQVTSELRGGGLTRGGRRVLSPLPSLNLTYNLTDQMLVRAAYAATINRPEFRELAPFRFYDFNLNADVQGNYALRTAKVQNLDLRWELYPSNGETVTVGAFYKRFTNPIENYLLTTATGANSLSYAFVNTQSAQNYGVEVEVRKSLASLGAAPLLRNLSLVGNASYIFSRIDLGEVVSVPDASGRVTPQNVSDTQTRRRPLQNQSPYLINLGAYYANEERGTQVSLLYNVAGPRIYAVGTVVNPTVFEAARNVLDLTVTKRLAKHWELRAAWQDVFNQPVKLVQDTNRNGKYSPGDQTVRSYRRGTNTTLGLTFSW; encoded by the coding sequence ATGGTGCAGCAACTTATCCGCGTAACCTTCGGAACCTCCCTGCTCTTGGCTACCAGCAGCTTAGCTGCCGTGGCGCAGACGGGAACCATCAAGGGAGTCATCCGTGATGAGGCCACCAAGGAGCCCATCATCGGCGCCAGTGTCGGCGTGGAGGGCACCACCATCGGGGCTTCCACCGACCTGGATGGTAATTTCACGCTCAACAAGATTCCAGCGGGCACGCACACGCTGGTGGTGTCGTACATTTCTTACCAGAAGAAAACAGTGTCCGGCTTAACAGTCGAGCCGGGCAAAGTGGTGGTGGTGAACACCGCTCTGGCCAGCGCCACTTCCCAGCTCAGCGAAGTAGTGGTAACCGGCCAGCGCCAAACGTACACGGACATCGCCGTAATCAGCGAAGTCCGCAATGCCCAGCTGGTGGCCTCGGGCGTGTCCTCCGAGCAGATCGTTAAGTCCCAGGACCGGGACGCGGCTCAGATTGCCCGCCGCGTGCCCGGGGTATCCATTCAGGATAACCGCTTCGTGCTGGTGCGCGGCCTGACCCAGCGCTACAACGCCGTGATGCTTAACGACGTGCTCACCCCCAGCTCGGAGGTGGACACCCGCGCCTTTGCCTTCGACATGGTGCCCAGCAACGTGATCGACCGCATGCTGATCTTCAAGTCCGGCTCGGCCGAGCTGCCCGGCGACTTTGCCGGCGGGGTAATCAAGCTGTACACCAAGCGGGCGCCGGCGGAAAACTTCGCCAATCTCAGTTTGGCGGGCGGCTACCGCGCCGGTACCACGCTGCAGAACGTGCAGCAATACCAAGGCGGCAAGTACGACTGGCTGGGCTTCGACTCGGGCAAGCGCACCATTCCTGACAACTGGCCCGCGCAATTAAGCAGCGATTACTCGGCTCCGCTGCGGGCCGCCTACGGCCGCCAGCTGCCTAACCGCTGGCAGGTACGCTCCCGCACCGCCGCCCCGGACCTGCGCCTCAGCTTTAACCTGGGCCGCCGCTTTAACTTGGGCTCGCTCGAGGCCGGCACGCTGAGTTCCTTGAACTACGGCAACTACCACGTCGGCTACACGGCCGGGCTGAAATTTTTTGAGAATGGGCAGGACCGCGACCAGCTGGCCTCTTCCTACGACGACCACGTCTTCAACAACGAAGTGCGCCTCGGAGTGGTGCAGAACTTCTGGCTGCGCCTAAACCGCCGCAACACCCTGGAGTTCAAAAACCTGTTCAACCAGTTGGGCGCGGCCGAAACGGTAGTGCGCGAGGGCCAGGACATTACCCAGACGAGCAACGACGTGCGCGCTTATTCCCAGCGCTACGAGAGCCGCAGCATCTACTCGGGCCAGCTGCTGGGCGCCCACGAGCTGGGCAACGACAAAACCACCGTTAACTGGGCGACCGGCTTTGCTTACACGCACCGCACCGAGCCCGACTGGCGCCGGGTGCGCTACATCCGCCCCATAGGCGGCGTGAACGGCGACGGCAGCTTGGCCCCCTACGGGGTGTCGACGCCGGCCGACCCGAGCCTGACGGAGTCGGGCCGCTACTTTTCCCGGCTTAACGAGCGGGTGGGAACGGCGGCGCTCAACCTCGTGCACCAGTTCACCCAGGACTCGACCAACCGCGAAGGCGGCATTCGCCTCAAGGCCGGCCTGTACGCCGAGCGGAAGGACCGCGACTTCGGCGCCCGCTTTTTTGGCTACACCAGCGTAGGCAACACCAGCGCCATCCGCACCCTGCCGGTGGGTCAAGTGTTTGCGCCGGAAAACCTGACCGGTCAGCCCGGCTCCTTTACCCTGGAGGAAGGCACCGACCCCAACGACTCCTACCAAGCCAGTAACTCGCTGCTGGCCGGCTACGCCAGCCTGACTGTGCCCGTGGGCAAGCTAACCGGCACGGCCGGCGTGCGCGCCGAGTACAACGACCAGCAGGTGACCAGCGAGCTACGCGGCGGGGGGCTCACCCGCGGCGGCCGGCGCGTGCTCAGCCCCTTGCCTTCGCTTAACCTGACTTACAACCTCACCGACCAAATGCTGGTGCGCGCGGCCTACGCGGCGACCATTAACCGACCGGAGTTCCGCGAGCTGGCTCCATTCCGCTTTTACGACTTCAACCTTAACGCCGACGTGCAGGGCAACTACGCCCTGCGGACGGCCAAGGTGCAGAACCTCGACCTGCGCTGGGAGCTCTACCCCTCCAACGGCGAGACGGTAACGGTGGGCGCCTTCTACAAGCGCTTCACCAACCCCATTGAAAACTACCTGCTCACGACCGCTACCGGCGCAAACTCCCTGAGCTACGCCTTTGTCAACACGCAGTCGGCGCAGAACTACGGGGTGGAGGTCGAGGTGCGCAAGTCCCTGGCTTCGCTGGGGGCGGCCCCGCTGCTGCGCAACCTTTCGCTGGTGGGCAACGCCTCCTACATCTTCAGCCGCATCGACTTGGGCGAGGTCGTAAGTGTACCGGACGCCAGCGGCCGGGTAACCCCGCAAAACGTGAGCGACACGCAGACCCGCCGCCGTCCGCTGCAAAACCAGTCGCCGTACCTGATCAACCTGGGCGCCTACTACGCCAACGAGGAGCGCGGCACCCAGGTCTCGCTGCTTTACAACGTAGCCGGCCCGCGCATCTACGCCGTGGGCACGGTCGTGAACCCCACCGTTTTCGAAGCCGCCCGCAACGTTCTGGACCTGACGGTCACCAAGCGCCTGGCCAAGCACTGGGAACTGCGCGCCGCCTGGCAGGACGTCTTCAACCAGCCCGTTAAGCTGGTGCAGGACACCAACCGCAACGGCAAGTATTCGCCCGGCGACCAAACCGTACGCTCCTACCGCCGGGGCACCAACACCACCCTGGGGTTGACTTTCAGCTGGTAA